CTAGCCTCCGCGCCGTACGGCCCTCTCTGGCGTGCTTTCCGGTGCAACATCACCTCCGAGACCCTCCACCCGTCGCGCCTCGGGCACGTCACGCCGCTGCAGCGTGAGGCTATCCATGGCCTCGTCGCCAATTTGGGGAAGGAACTGCCGGTGGTCGCCGTCGTCCGCGACCACCTCTACCCTTCCATCTTCTCGCTACTCGCGCGCCTGTGCTTCGGCGACGACGTGGACGAGGGGCATGTGCGCGTCATGGGCTGCCTGATACGGGAGTTCCAGCAGGTTGCCGTCGCAGAGACTCGGGCCTCGCCTGGCACCATGTTGGCCAAGCTCGCGGAGTGCAGACGGCTGCGCCGGCTCTTGGCCATACACGGCCGGTTGGGCGAGTTGTACCTCCCTCTTGTCGACGCACGGCGGGAGTCCCGACCGACATGCGACGGTGGCGGCCGTCGTCCATACGTCGACTCGCTCATCGACCTACGCGTCCCCGACGGAGGCAAGGGTGACGGTGCAGGGCGGCGCGCTGTTAGGGACGACGAGTTCGTGAACCTGCTGTCGGAGTTTCTGGGCGCTGGCACGGGGACGGTGATGGCAAGCATCGAATGGACCCTCGCCCACCTGGTAAACGACCAGGAGATCCAGAAAAAGCTTCGGGACGAGGTCGACCGCGCCGGCGGGGCCGTGGCCGCCAGCTCCAGCAGGAGCCTCATCCGTGGCATGCCGTATCTGAACGCGGTCGTGCTCGAGACCCTCCGCTTGCATCCACAGGTGCCCTTCGTCCAGCGCCACGTCCATGCCGACGCAGCGGAggtgctcggagtcggaggaaaaacCAGCGGCGACTTCATTGCACAGTTCACTGTTGGAGACATGGGAAGGGACGGCAAGACGTGGATCGATCCGGACGAGTTCCGGCCGGAGCGGTTCCTTCCCGGCGGTGAGGCAGAGGACGTCGGCCCTTTGCCGGGGACCAAGGAGATAAGGATGATGCCATTCGGCGCCGGGCATAGGTTCTGCCCGGGCGTGGGTCTGGCCATGATGAACATCAAGTGCTTCTTGGCTGCCCTTGTGCATGAGTTCGAGTGGGCGCCTCCGGGGACGGAGGGCTGCGCCGGCGTCGACATGACGGAGCTCAACACCTTCATCAAGGCGATGAAGAAGCCCCTTTCCGCACGTCTCACGCGACGCACTTAATCCTCGGCGTCTGGTGTTTGTCGTCTACTTTGGCCACGTTGGGATGCATGCATGGCGGCAGCCGTGGTCTTTCTTCTTCCAGTGTGGTGTGTGCCTGTGTCATGGGCGACTCCGTGCCGGCCATCATGCCGACTGACGAGCTTGTGGTGGCCATCTCGCCTCTAGTGTATATCTGTGCACGTCATGATATCGTTCTGTGCTCTTGCTATCTTGTGTGGTTGATGTAACGGTGTTTCCGGCGTATAATTAAGTAAATGTTGCACATATATAGTAagagtgcacgtgcaacgcacggaaGTTTGAGAATttcttcaataatttgattagctaGATCAACTTTTTGTTCATAATAGTTGTCACAATAACTTATTAGGAGTATGTTTTAATAACAATTAGTCTAACCTGAAATTTTATAACAACCCAAACTTCAACTTTGTCGTCCTAAATATAATCACACACCATGGAGCAAAGCTTGAATTGCAAGAAGGCTCGGTCCTCTCCAAGAAGGGCATACCAAATCATCTCCTTTTTTCATCCACACGGATAGAATATTCAAAACAATGTCATCATAATCAACATGAGCAAAACATAGGAAAAAATAATGAGATGCTATCGTTCTATACGAGGCAATGAGCAGCTTCAACAGCCGGTGTCCTGTCATCTACCATGAAGATTGGGAACTTCGTCACTCCAAGATATCCTTCAATATTTCACAAAATTCCAGGAAATCACAAGTACAATGAGACAGAGAAAGCACTGGCACTGCCACCCATGACTCAGTCCTCGGTAATTCAACATCATGAATATGGAAAGACCAAATAAAGATCAAGAACGCGACATGTCTACCGGATCTGGCTTGCCCGCTCCCTCGCCATGCTCCCATACGTGCTCCCATTCcatcctacggctgtctttttctctcttttttttctaatctaatcatctcccgccttgattttaagggggtggggtcgggccttattttgttccaattaaatcatgccacgtatgcgggagcacggatggaaGCACGctgggggagcaggcaagtctcgtcccatGTCTACCCCTCTGCATCCTATAGAATTCCAATTTGTCGTAAGTATTCGCTGCTATCCAAGACCCTGAATCTCCTCCAGATCCCCCGAATTTTCCTGATGAAATCAGTCTGATAGGAAAGATATGATCCACGTAAGCCTTGTGGAAAAATGCAGACATAGTTGTTCAAACCACATAAATAGACATGGCCATTCAGGAAAACATGTGCCACTTGATGCATACAAGAGACCCACCATTTTACATAACTACAATCAGGGTTTGTCTTTAGCATCTCCAGCATTGAATTTCTGCTCACCTCACGCGTTGCCGTTCCTCTCCTCTCCACCGCTGCGCCTTTCTGCTCCTCCGCACCACCGCGTCGTTcatctcctcctcccctggttgccGGCGCCTAGGGTTTCGGTGGTGCTTGCCTCCCCGCCGCGTCATCGCTCCTGTCCTCGCCGCGCCATTTCTCTCCAAACCATCCTCCACCTCTATCGCCGTCGGCTTCCAAAGCTAACAAATCTGAATTTTTTATACATGGCAACATTTTGATGTTCTGAATTTTTTTTATGCTTGAGCTGCTGTTGCTACCGTTGATGTAGATGTTGTTGCCGCCGGGTGTGTGGGCTCTTCTAGTGCTGCACTGTTCGGCTCTGCATCGGCTGGTGAGTTCCGCCTACTCTGCTTCCgtttgctgttgctgctgctggtggtaTGCTGCTGGTGGTGCTTTCTGTTGTTGTATGCTGCTGTTGATTGCTACTGCTACCGCCACTAGAGGTAGCTGTTGAACGTTTTTTATATTAGTGTAGTGCAAAAAACgcacttatattatgggacggaggaagtaggtAGCTAGTTTACTGTTAATTAGCTGTTAATTAGGTAGCAAttttagatgttaattagtagctgCCTGCTGCGACTACTACTGTATTAGTGCTTAGTTTTTTCTTAGTGATCAGAACATGACATCTGCAGCAGCTAGGACAACATATAAATCAACATTTTTGTGGAGCATGAATGGTTGATCATTTAATAATCAGTTATTTCAGAAGAAGTTTCATGAAATCCTGTCATCTATAGTGAACAGTGGGTCATATATTTGAAAATATCTATATGTTAGATACAGTTTGGGATATTAAAGTGAACCAAACAACATTGAAAACAATGTCAGTATACCTGGTGTGTACAAACTTGTGTAAGGAAAAATGAACTAGTAAATGTCAGTATACCTGGCGGCTGCGTTCCCTTTGGTCACACGTTGAGGACCGTGATATGCCTTTCCCTTCAGTTTCGGCCATGTCAGACGATGTGCCGATGGGCGTGAGCAGGGCTCTCCTCGGCGATGTGGTAGCCTACGGTGGTGTGCTCCACCATCGGTGTTGGTTCCATTGGTGACCACTTCGGGCATGCCGCAGCTGCCTCCTTATGGATTGTGGTGGCGACCGAAAGTTCTTCGTATGGGTTTCTCCCTTTAGATTCGGTGGTTAACTATGGCGGCAAAATGCAAACTAGGGACGATGGCTTGACGCAGAGGGATGGTTGTGCAACAGCGATCAAACATCGCATGTAGTTGCTGGAATTGCGGAAAAGTGATGGCGACAACACATGCTTGACGTCGGTGGTGGTGCTCCTCGAGCACCCGGtctcgagctccggggtgaaagccTAGGTATGACTCGAGTTGGTCatacctggcaatggcgatgtttTATGTCATTAACTTGTTGAAGGCATTACTTGGATATGCTTGGACttgttcttcagggtgaaaacctaaatTCTGGCCTttggtggttggatccggtgacggtGGCGCTTGAGCGCTGTCGTGGTTccgactctgacagtgatgtagggggcgagtatggagaggctagatcctagctattgggaagttgttacacgtgaggtttacgagttcaggcccttctcggaggaagtaatagccctacgtctcggagcccggaggcggtcgactggattatgcgtgtatggattacagggggtgcgaacccttcatactgaggaggggggtggcttatatagagttcgccggccccctcctgccctcagtaatgcagggtttaaggtacatttaagattgggcgttactggtaacgcctctaataaagtgctatgatgactatgaagactacttaacagctgaccgtttgcctacggagtgactgtaggtctcctggcagtcgagtgattagcttcatggtcgagtggtagcttcttggtcgagtgtcttgaacctgtCGGGTGGGGTACCTTCAAGTCGATTCAtaggtgatttcttctagggatgtccttgggtagggatctttggacgggtccgtgcccctaccctaggtacatagcttcatcattagcccccgaatggatcgaggttagagtggggaaagagttggggatCCTTTCCGACCGGTTCTTTGGGGCTGTATGAGTGCCTCGTTTAGGGTCAGTTGTCACGGATGACGtcatcaacctctttcagtcgccttgatccattccaggcctttcgtcgagtgaatatCTTTGCTTGCGACATGCCGAGTGTTGGTGCGAGCGGGATACTCTGTTTTTGGCAAGTGGTTCTGCGGCccgcggatctcacgggattcagattttgggaagcgcgcggggcgggagcagccgcagtaatcggaagtgaTAAAGCGAAAACTCCTCGATcctcgcgccgcctttttcgccacgtactgcgtgcgcgtctgctgcgggatttggctggactgcctgggcctaccagtcagccactcgggagcggccccttataagttgccggctcggggtttccaagccgtgcgcttctcttcttcttccttcttcttctctccCTTCGCCAGCCCTCCCGTGACCTTCGGCCGTACCCTAGCGCCGTTAGCCCGTGTGAGACCTCGCCGACGACGATGGTGAAGGGCAAGACCACTgctttggagcgcgcgaagaaggtggcggcggtggggaaaggaaagaggtttgcaagagGCGGATCTTCCTCCCGGACCACCCTGCCCAAGGGTTGGattcagggcgactggatgccatcggtgctccggcaggaggatctcgacgacatggtcgagggagGAGCCATTCCCCACAAGgctgcgcgtctcccggggagggagatcgaacctcaaccccgcgacggtgagtgcgtcctcctcgccacccacatcgaccgagggttttctctgcctccccatccattcttccggagcttcttgaatttcttcggaacgcagctccatcactttacccCCAACTCCATAgtctatcttgccgcgttcatttccatgtgcgaggccttcctgggTTGCCGTCCGCATTGGgggcttttcaagcatatttttacttgccgctctcagtcggttaaaaaggccaagtcgagtgatgagaagacgcaagtgatccagctgtgcgggggcctggcgatccagacgagggggaagagcTGTTTGCCCTCTATCACCTTCCCGAAGTCGGTCcgcggctggcagtcgacctggttctactgccaggaccaggcgACCCCCGGACAGTCGACTAGTCTTCCTCCTTTTCCCCTCGACCGAGCCGAGAAGCCTGTCTCTCTGAAAGTCACGCcggaggaaagggcccaagtcaaGGTATTGGCGGGTcaagtggttgagcttgtccgtgagggggtgactgggatggacctgttAGAGGTCTTTCtccagaggcgcatccaaccgctcgaggcgcgagaccacccgatgtggctgtattctggccttgatgacaccactcggatccacccggaggaggtcaccgacgagatgctggaggggtggctgtcaagcatcacggggaacaaagacaacccccgaggagccagaagggtaattccactcgacaactcataTGAAGTGGATCAGGTATTTCTTTGTGTCGGATATCTGGCCTTCTGTATTGGTCTTCTTTGGGTAAGTCGATTGACTTTCGTCCTGTCTGTTGTCTTCCAGGCtaccactgagatgtactcgacgccgaaCGGGGCACAAGGGTCGACTGAGGAAGGTGAGGggagcggaggcgagagcggggacgaccagggcgagtgggagtccgacggtgagggagaggaaggcgacgacatcttctccagcgaagaggaggaggaggctgaaccctcccgcccggaggggcgatccaagctcacccacgatccagcgcaggaacgtggcaaggcgactgctcctgttgggcagtcgtcaaaaCGCCCTCGGACTTCTTCTCCTCCGCCGACCgggaaggctcccaagcacccacgagCGATGCCATCCAAGTCGcccaaggccttgcccaagatgaagatagctgttcccaccatttccgggtaacaataacacttgctttcctttgtcgactgtggacggatccttggtcgattcactgGGCCAACTGACTAACTTTCGAGATTTGCAGTGGTGCAacttctgaggtctccgccaggaatgacgaccaagagatggaggacgctgtcacctccaaccctggtacgatcacTGACGTCCTGCTTTCGAGTCGACTGAAACGTTATTGcgactctggtcgattgaatgttttccttgcagctcctcctcatgttattgACCTCCCGGACGACGACGATAACGAACCACTGagggtgaagaggaagaagaaggcgttggCTGGCAAGACTCCGCAATccactccggcgcctgaggccgtagTTCGGGACGATGGCGAACCCACTCGGGCTTCCGTGACTTTCGCTGTTCCTCTGACGAGTGTGCGGCCTTCagcgtcgactgcggatccgtcttcgctttttgctgcgtaccccatccctgaggaccaagcggctgctgcgaAGGAGGCTGTACGCCAGGCTGGAATAATGATGGAATAGGTGAAAGTGGCTCGGGAGGCTtgccaggcggcttatgacgcaagctcggctctccagagcaatgtccaggtcagtcgacttcaacacttggtctgttTTGATATGTCCtttgaagagtctcttttccgaagatcttta
This portion of the Triticum dicoccoides isolate Atlit2015 ecotype Zavitan chromosome 7A, WEW_v2.0, whole genome shotgun sequence genome encodes:
- the LOC119333020 gene encoding cytochrome P450 89A2-like, whose translation is MELLVLIALLLLGLTVLIRRRSYIYTTSTSRARAPAAVVIQRIADPAVAHRALVENADDFSDRPVAPFLVFLEKKHGQYGDGLASAPYGPLWRAFRCNITSETLHPSRLGHVTPLQREAIHGLVANLGKELPVVAVVRDHLYPSIFSLLARLCFGDDVDEGHVRVMGCLIREFQQVAVAETRASPGTMLAKLAECRRLRRLLAIHGRLGELYLPLVDARRESRPTCDGGGRRPYVDSLIDLRVPDGGKGDGAGRRAVRDDEFVNLLSEFLGAGTGTVMASIEWTLAHLVNDQEIQKKLRDEVDRAGGAVAASSSRSLIRGMPYLNAVVLETLRLHPQVPFVQRHVHADAAEVLGVGGKTSGDFIAQFTVGDMGRDGKTWIDPDEFRPERFLPGGEAEDVGPLPGTKEIRMMPFGAGHRFCPGVGLAMMNIKCFLAALVHEFEWAPPGTEGCAGVDMTELNTFIKAMKKPLSARLTRRT